Proteins encoded within one genomic window of Festucalex cinctus isolate MCC-2025b chromosome 18, RoL_Fcin_1.0, whole genome shotgun sequence:
- the nufip2 gene encoding FMR1-interacting protein NUFIP2 isoform X1, with the protein MEAQPKDRARDSRNQHRGDDASPPRRTACIKHEQSHFHQRQHQETNAKKTGLDIGNKKVSPGEEEAEKSTHLFAAVGVPHPPNSNGNRHSSNTNVKQKSTQRLYSAAPKASIKGPDYKKTMDFKNDKAVDLNYHEDKKDSALLQNGVAHCGVIINGYSCKDNDGSGSEGGYTTPKKRKARCNTMKNTDNAVRENDIQQGITTQEPALFHAEATEKGGNSRLDCLKAAPRRTAASEASVGEPQRKNSDGKAVAKKTEERHKAKVCSPSKEDSWTLFKPPPVFPVDNSSAKIVPKISYASKVKENLNKVAQGGAEVVPPPVRLSQVPMSAMKTISSASFANGPVPASGNGCPSVATFFAPAAPGGGDNVASPSESHCSSTNSPIEGEAYELRKCSLLIYPLNMQPALPSARHLSPPAAQTNQKTLGEIFQNKWGLSFINEPSLGPEGGSGPVPAEDNPSAGPCQAEAGQLRFEQAPFFLEPGTLAQDAEKRTLIIPPVCSPLCVPAEEDDGGKTNVGSPCKDDGAKPVQGHTTAVLFGKSKEQALSKDVCRRRSWGSFDVKAAVTYHTKEMEYIFSLQKQYPNRVLLYVETKEGPDQ; encoded by the exons ATGGAGGCACAGCCCAAAGATCGGGCACGGGACAGTCGAAATCAGCACCGCGGGGACGACGCGAGCCCCCCTCGGCGGACCGCTTGCATAAAACATGAGCAGAGTCACTTCCACCAACGCCAGCATCAGGAAACGAACGCGAAGAAAACAGGTTTGGACATCG GCAACAAAAAAGTAAGCCCTGGCGAAGAGGAGGCGGAAAAGAGTACACATTTGTTTGCTGCTGTTGGCGTGCCGCATCCTCCTAACAGTAATGGAAACCGACACTCAAGTAACACAAATGTGAAGCAGAAGTCAACGCAACGGCTGTACTCGGCGGCTCCAAAAGCGAGCATCAAAGGACCAGACTACAAAAAGACTATGGACTTTAAAAACGATAAGGCTGTTGACTTGAACTATCACGAGGATAAGAAAGACTCTGCGTTGTTGCAAAATGGTGTTGCACACTGCGGCGTGATTATAAATGGCTATTCGTGCAAGGACAATGACGGCAGCGGGTCTGAGGGTGGATATACCACGCCGAAAAAACGCAAGGCCAGATGCAACACCATGAAGAACACTGACAACGCAGTGAGAGAAAATGACATTCAGCAGGGAATCACTACACAGGAGCCTGCACTTTTTCATGCCGAGGCGACCGAGAAGGGAGGGAATTCTCGACTTGACTGTTTGAAAGCCGCGCCGAGACGGACTGCAGCCTCCGAGGCCTCGGTGGGGGAACCTCAGAGGAAGAACTCTGATGGGAAAGCCGTCGCGAAAAAGACTGAGGAGCGGCACAAAGCCAAGGTTTGCTCACCTTCAAAAGAGGACTCATGGACTTTGTTCAAGCCCCCTCCGGTGTTTCCTGTGGATAATAGCAGTGCTAAAATAGTTCCCAAGATCAGTTATGCAAGTAAAGTCAAAGAGAACCTCAACAAAGTAGCTCAAGGTGGCGCTGAAGTCGTGCCTCCACCTGTGAGACTGTCGCAGGTCCCCATGTCCGCTATGAAAACCATCTCGTCGGCTAGCTTCGCCAACGGCCCCGTTCCTGCTAGTGGAAACGGCTGCCCGTCAGTGGCTACCTTCTTTGCTCCTGCTGCCCCAGGAGGCGGCGACAATGTAGCATCTCCGTCGGAAAGTCATTGTAGCTCGACAAACAGCCCCATTGAGGGAGAGGCGTACGAACTGAGAAAGTGTTCCCTCTTAATTTACCCTTTAAATATGCAACCGGCGCTCCCCAGCGCCCGCCACCTCAGCCCGCCGGCTGCTCAGACAAATCAGAAAACCTTGGGAGAAATCTTCCAGAATAAATGGGGGCTCTCGTTCATTAACGAGCCCAGCTTGGGGCCGGAAGGGGGAAGCGGGCCGGTACCGGCGGAGGACAACCCGTCCGCGGGCCCGTGTCAGGCCGAAGCTGGCCAGCTGCGCTTTGAGCAGGCCCCTTTCTTCTTGGAGCCCGGCACTTTGGCACAAGATGCCGAGAAAAGGACTTTAATTATTCCGCCGGTTTGTTCTCCTCTTTGTGTCCCCGCCGAGGAGGACGACGGAGGGAAGACTAACGTAGGTTCTCCCTGTAAGGACGATGGTGCTAAGCCTGTACAGGGCCACACAACTGCCGTGTTGTTTGGCAAGTCGAAAGAACAGGCCTTGTCGAAAGATGTCTGCAGGAGGCGTAGCTGGGGGTCCTTCGACGTCAAAGCTGCTGTCACTTATCACACTAAAG AAATGGAATACATTTTCAGCTTGCAAAAACAAt ATCCAAATCGAGTCTTGCTTTACGTCGAGACCAAGGAAGGACCCGATCAGTGA
- the nufip2 gene encoding FMR1-interacting protein NUFIP2 isoform X2, which produces MEAQPKDRARDSRNQHRGDDASPPRRTACIKHEQSHFHQRQHQETNAKKTGNKKVSPGEEEAEKSTHLFAAVGVPHPPNSNGNRHSSNTNVKQKSTQRLYSAAPKASIKGPDYKKTMDFKNDKAVDLNYHEDKKDSALLQNGVAHCGVIINGYSCKDNDGSGSEGGYTTPKKRKARCNTMKNTDNAVRENDIQQGITTQEPALFHAEATEKGGNSRLDCLKAAPRRTAASEASVGEPQRKNSDGKAVAKKTEERHKAKVCSPSKEDSWTLFKPPPVFPVDNSSAKIVPKISYASKVKENLNKVAQGGAEVVPPPVRLSQVPMSAMKTISSASFANGPVPASGNGCPSVATFFAPAAPGGGDNVASPSESHCSSTNSPIEGEAYELRKCSLLIYPLNMQPALPSARHLSPPAAQTNQKTLGEIFQNKWGLSFINEPSLGPEGGSGPVPAEDNPSAGPCQAEAGQLRFEQAPFFLEPGTLAQDAEKRTLIIPPVCSPLCVPAEEDDGGKTNVGSPCKDDGAKPVQGHTTAVLFGKSKEQALSKDVCRRRSWGSFDVKAAVTYHTKEMEYIFSLQKQYPNRVLLYVETKEGPDQ; this is translated from the exons ATGGAGGCACAGCCCAAAGATCGGGCACGGGACAGTCGAAATCAGCACCGCGGGGACGACGCGAGCCCCCCTCGGCGGACCGCTTGCATAAAACATGAGCAGAGTCACTTCCACCAACGCCAGCATCAGGAAACGAACGCGAAGAAAACAG GCAACAAAAAAGTAAGCCCTGGCGAAGAGGAGGCGGAAAAGAGTACACATTTGTTTGCTGCTGTTGGCGTGCCGCATCCTCCTAACAGTAATGGAAACCGACACTCAAGTAACACAAATGTGAAGCAGAAGTCAACGCAACGGCTGTACTCGGCGGCTCCAAAAGCGAGCATCAAAGGACCAGACTACAAAAAGACTATGGACTTTAAAAACGATAAGGCTGTTGACTTGAACTATCACGAGGATAAGAAAGACTCTGCGTTGTTGCAAAATGGTGTTGCACACTGCGGCGTGATTATAAATGGCTATTCGTGCAAGGACAATGACGGCAGCGGGTCTGAGGGTGGATATACCACGCCGAAAAAACGCAAGGCCAGATGCAACACCATGAAGAACACTGACAACGCAGTGAGAGAAAATGACATTCAGCAGGGAATCACTACACAGGAGCCTGCACTTTTTCATGCCGAGGCGACCGAGAAGGGAGGGAATTCTCGACTTGACTGTTTGAAAGCCGCGCCGAGACGGACTGCAGCCTCCGAGGCCTCGGTGGGGGAACCTCAGAGGAAGAACTCTGATGGGAAAGCCGTCGCGAAAAAGACTGAGGAGCGGCACAAAGCCAAGGTTTGCTCACCTTCAAAAGAGGACTCATGGACTTTGTTCAAGCCCCCTCCGGTGTTTCCTGTGGATAATAGCAGTGCTAAAATAGTTCCCAAGATCAGTTATGCAAGTAAAGTCAAAGAGAACCTCAACAAAGTAGCTCAAGGTGGCGCTGAAGTCGTGCCTCCACCTGTGAGACTGTCGCAGGTCCCCATGTCCGCTATGAAAACCATCTCGTCGGCTAGCTTCGCCAACGGCCCCGTTCCTGCTAGTGGAAACGGCTGCCCGTCAGTGGCTACCTTCTTTGCTCCTGCTGCCCCAGGAGGCGGCGACAATGTAGCATCTCCGTCGGAAAGTCATTGTAGCTCGACAAACAGCCCCATTGAGGGAGAGGCGTACGAACTGAGAAAGTGTTCCCTCTTAATTTACCCTTTAAATATGCAACCGGCGCTCCCCAGCGCCCGCCACCTCAGCCCGCCGGCTGCTCAGACAAATCAGAAAACCTTGGGAGAAATCTTCCAGAATAAATGGGGGCTCTCGTTCATTAACGAGCCCAGCTTGGGGCCGGAAGGGGGAAGCGGGCCGGTACCGGCGGAGGACAACCCGTCCGCGGGCCCGTGTCAGGCCGAAGCTGGCCAGCTGCGCTTTGAGCAGGCCCCTTTCTTCTTGGAGCCCGGCACTTTGGCACAAGATGCCGAGAAAAGGACTTTAATTATTCCGCCGGTTTGTTCTCCTCTTTGTGTCCCCGCCGAGGAGGACGACGGAGGGAAGACTAACGTAGGTTCTCCCTGTAAGGACGATGGTGCTAAGCCTGTACAGGGCCACACAACTGCCGTGTTGTTTGGCAAGTCGAAAGAACAGGCCTTGTCGAAAGATGTCTGCAGGAGGCGTAGCTGGGGGTCCTTCGACGTCAAAGCTGCTGTCACTTATCACACTAAAG AAATGGAATACATTTTCAGCTTGCAAAAACAAt ATCCAAATCGAGTCTTGCTTTACGTCGAGACCAAGGAAGGACCCGATCAGTGA